The following is a genomic window from Amaranthus tricolor cultivar Red isolate AtriRed21 chromosome 10, ASM2621246v1, whole genome shotgun sequence.
TTGATGACCAGTCTAGCAGCATCCaaagtagttggggggtttctagtgatgatgataatgatgctgatgatgttcaataCGAAGCTCCTGATTCTCGCCCATTGGATTGGACTGTTGTTCGGGGGCCCAACGGGAGATTCGCACGTGGCGGCCCTAGTTCTTTTGTcgcatctgagcgcgcaggacgtagtttcgtcgataatgagccgcAACGGGagagcaggccctcacagtccgctaacacggactggttagtcacatcgccccagcccaAGGGGCCGatagatacgcgactgatccctagctatggcgggcacatagctaaacttattttcgacggctccgagcgtacgcctccgattctggattgccgtattaggaagaggtaggtggagtccatcatccgactgagggatatgtccgatgcgctaaatgatgttctacctgccacttccctcggccgactaccggacattatgcaccagcacatcgactgtgctttgatatcggcgttcgtggagaggtggcagccggatacgaacaccttccacatgccatgggggaaatgacgattatgttgcacgacgtacAACGCATACTGGGcatttctattgaaggttctctgccggctAAGCCTTCTGAGGTGGAGTGGCAGgtcggtatcaccaatctgttcggggagcctATGTCTGAGCTTCGGCGTAGAGGTGCATCCACCTGCGGTTGCGTGAACGTTGCTGAAGTGATGCAGCTGTGTCATAGGTGccaggccatggatacccagacgacagcgtactacatggctatcgtcGGCTCTACCatgctggcggataagaccagaattggcatgcgacctcacccaaTACTTGCCGTGAACGTCGATCAGCAGGAGGTGGCCTtgggtgcggtgaccttggcctACTTGTataggcagctcggaatggcatctagggcaggttgcaagaccattgcgggcTGCCTCACATTGCttcagacatggatctatgagtactttcccgctttccgccctcataCTCGCCGAGAAGATGagccaaacatgactagggcggagatttGGTCAACGAAGAAACCATGTTGTGAGGTGGACCGGCTGAAGCACTGCCGTAGGGTTCTTGACTCAATGACGaagactcaggtattgtacattacatgacatttttttatacatgtgtttttaattttacattattcttatattttaacttggcctgcatgcaggtggaatggactccgtacaaTTCTGCTCCTAGTGCGTTGCTGAATGAGCACCGACGCACCACcatcatcgggggtatcacgtgctttgatatcgtcgaggtgtatttgccagAGCGGACATTGCGACAGATCGGGTTCatgcaggctattccccccgCTCCTATGAGACCGGCCAAGGCTCtacgaccggcacacggtacctactccGCGACCTTTGCTTCTTCTACTTTTtatttggaggcatggagtaggttcccctttaGTGCCCACCTTGTTGAGCAGGGACttcgtcgggcatctgttccatcagaggctgaacCTACTTACGTTAACTGGTTCAGAGTGTGCTCGCACCCGTACATAGCCCCCGACGAAGGCCCGACTTCCAGTCCTGGTCCTTCTCAGAGCAGAGCTGAATACGTGAGTTTTGAAAATATACTTGTTTTATGCTATGTCTTTGTGTTTTTTTGATGGTTTTATATCTTGTTAACTccatttttccttttgttttttcagTTCCTCAATGAGTGGCCCAGTCGATTCGCTCCAGTGGCTAGACTACCTCCTTTGCTCGTGGATATGAACCcccgtcaacgacatgcgttagaaatataccttaatgattgtagagatttatttgccgaatgacaaatttttaaagggcatggcccttcatagtctgtacttaaactattttacattaatgattgtatttattttcGTCGACGCTATTTACATCACATTTAATTCATGATTACATCGTTACTATACACAATGAATGTCTTCTATATTTTCTATAACAACCATTATACACAGTAGTATAACTATGGACTATATACAAATTGAATCTCATGTATCATTTCTATAATACAAGTAAATAATGATTTATACAACACGTAAGActtggagtatctaaatttacagcatcgtcagcggtgttattactTGGTCGTGGTCGTGGCCCGCGTAGATTCTTCCAGAGCATAATCCTCGTAGTGAATTGTGTGTCAATATGTCTGGTGAaattgtcaactgcttctcTCCAACGTTGATGGATGGGCGGCAGTGGGGctgaatcgtcgttcattaaaagttgaacaaaatgatttccattcacccaacatatatgtataactttatttacactatgcacgccCAGTGCTTTCTTTAACGGAAGAACCAAATAGTTGTACACCGGGTCAGCGTTActagaaccataataagcaatgccaatgtttagaaacgttgctgcagagtacaaagcCATTGGTGCAACCATCCAGTGAATAAAAAGAGCAGGTCCATTGCCGTGTGAacctattctgaatatagcCTCGTCTAACGACTCCTGAGATAGATACAAACTTAGGTATTgctctctgttcatttgcatttccatacacatagcacgtcttaaatgaggccatgcttcctcgcctcccagctctgtgacggcaatagctctaaatccacagttaccatcacctaacacatcaatccagtcaaacaagtaaggtGCAAGAATGAATGGGATGTCATTAGGCTATGGAAACTGTGAAAAATCGCGCCCTCCTGGATCATCtgcaataattgaaaataaagttaataagatGAAGTTGTAACAAATGAAAGTAAATAATGAAAAGGATAGTCATGTACTGGACAAATTGAAACTGAACTTAATTCCAtctcgaccactagatctgCCACTGGATCTCCCGCGAGATGAAGATCTAGAgcctcgaccacgagaagatgatctgctatattcaaatgcacttttatttcttctcaTGGTTTTGcttgtgcttggtcttccctttctaggtggacttgcgtaagaCTCAGGTATTTTGGCTCCATCAGGGTGCAGTTCAtactcaagtacctgagacattcGGCGTATAACTGCGGGATCagattttaaaacttcatcgaccagagattgaaagtactctttgtcattggcgttGGCGAATCATACTCCTTCGTTTATctcgtctcctacctctgtgtacctcaaagtactccagaattgatgaatgtcatccacatacaaagcaccatgtgaaCCGATGCACatatgtaaataacatgcacacgaCAATCCATGGAtttgttgaagtacacaaccgcatttgtttaatacaaaatcacccagttctaacatgcggttataCTCAAGTTGGAGCTGCTCCAAGACATAGAtagatacgtggcgatataaaggtctaaagaaatgctgtcgcaacgaccttgctacagaattcatggattcccttagcgcttgtcggatcctaGCTTGCTGATTTAtaatctgtgcgtgtgcccttttaaaaagggtatcgaatgagctattactgctaccaaggtaatacttgaaagacgagtgttggctttcaactctactggtagtctggttacccaagtggaaacaatcattcgtccacgcacacacaaatttctctctaagtggaatccatgttccagctagataccgaacgacctttttgttcctaaccgaccacgtactcACGATGGTTTGCCATCTCTGTTCAAATTCCCCGATTGTGGAACTTTCAACCAAGTGGTTCCATCTGCCCTGTTTGAATATTTggccttgttgattttttttcccgccacacaacttgtccaccatgttctcaacgtcgttggcaatatgccagatgcataacaaatgccgcacatctacattaaacaaaacattgaacgtaattaagacatattcaatagatagaacgacattaattaatcaacaaaacctttttacctgggaagacgtcacgaatagctgcagataaaccttcgtctcgatcggttacaatgacgctaggagtctgagcagtgccgaaaatatctctcaatccctgcaaaacccacgaatacgacacacccgcctcatctcgcatcaaacaaaacgcaaccaagaagttgtgattggttggcgtcattccgatcacttcacatagtggccacttttgtttgttcgttttgtacgttgtatctatcagcacaacatacgaccacgtacgtatcatttggatagaggtaggattttcaattaatagtctgctcaattgcccttcgctatccaagtctgtctagaccacgtaattaagttctgtggccatatgaagacagtgctgaaggggagtcctaccctctatctcttctctccttattgattgcctaatattatatatctgattcatactagcataaaaaccaggaaaattatctctaatagaattcataataaaggccggttgcattccggttgcactaagctgtcgtatgtgctcccgaatatctacattgatcctattcgcccttacatgaccatctctgtacactaagaacgggtggttatgttttcgtttttcaccaggacacacccttaccatccaaggtctttctcctggtttacgactacttcttacaatcaaaaatttacacccgcaatttctacttttagaaccaggtcggttagtattatctagattatgtacatcacccctaatattaccatagcggtgacatcttaaatagacactaactctagaacgtccttctttctttttataagaagcacgtgtaaattgaaaaccaattgttattgctatcgcatcggcccaactatgtaactcatctacggAAATAAATtacctatccgtaacaaagctaccggagtagtctacgttgtctccaaagttttcaaactcctacaaatttgaaataaaaataatataaattaattacattaatgacgaaaatataaataataattataacaaaaattaataaaaatactaatactaaaaaaagaattaataataataataataacaacaataataataataataataataataataataataataataataataataataataagaataaaaaattacgaaaagtaaaattaataatgacaacaacaacaacaacaacaacaacaacaacaacaacaacaacaacaacaacaacaacaacaacaacaacaacaacaacaacaacaacaacaacaacaacaataataataataataataataataataataataaattacgtaaataaataaaaaaaatttttaaaaaattaaatcgcacaaaactgggcgactgaaccatggttcaatcgcacaGAACTGGGCGATTGGACTatggttcaatcgcccagtTTTATGcgatttaacttttttttttttaaatttccaacgattcaaattctaaaaatttacgtaccgcatccgattcatagtcgctttcgttagccatagttaacCGATTACAGATAACAGCTtgtttaagagtttttagagagatagtaccgtgtttgaattcgtacttcatacgcgTCTCAaaattcgatatatatagacaaatcttacggattaaagtgttaatagggtttttaagtgtgatttacatttattaaaagttttaagtccagtggcaattttgtaattttttaaacttcaggggCAAATACATAATTTCGAGgaggggtgacgataaaatgaaaaggggtggtaAAATTTAGTAACTCCCTTATGATATACAAAGGAACTCGATTTAAATATAGATAATCATGATAAACAAAGGAACTCAATTTATATCATAATAATTGCATCACTTAGCATTTTAGTCTATTCAAATATAATAGTAGCCTTCattcaaaaaaacaataatagaagtagtagttttatttatttactttcatAAAACTTAagctaaaaacacaaaaacttgtTTTGAAATAGCTGTATGATATATAAAATTTAGAATAATGTTAAtacgtataataaaaaaagtatgcAATAGTTGATTATATTGTATTGTATAAGAGTACCCACAGCCATTAACTATTTGGGTGGTtattaagagagagaaaatgaaaatattaataaaatattgaggagagagaaattatTGGGGTATCAATTGAATAACTAGGTTATTCAAATAACCGGTTATGTATATCGTCATGcaaattttttttgctttttggttGACATGGATGGCTAAGATTTTGACACCTAATACAAATATCAATGGTTGAGATTTGCTCTGAATTTATAACCGTTGTAATTTTTGTAACGgccataatttttaaaatacaattctaaaaaaaaaaatacacgaagggtctattttatttttctctataaAATGAGCCCAATATTGAAGTATTTtgaaacaacttttttttaagtGAAAATTACTCTTCTTATTAGCAAATTGTGTTAAGATGAACATTCCAAAAtctaacagaaaaaaaaaatccacaaaatctcATAACTCATCACAACCCCAAAATAATCCAAATCCTCAACCTTACTATTCTAATCTTCCAATTGATCTCAACTCAGATTTAgatacaaatttttaaaattttccgaATTACGGTTCACAAAATCTTAATTTCTCAAATCCAAGTACTTTCACTCCGTTTCCTTTTCAACCACCACAAAATCCTAATTATTCAAATTCTCCAAATGTTatcccatcttttgaaaatattCAAATCTCTCAAATTGATTCAACATTTCCCATGTCTCAACATTTTTCTATGTCACAAGGTGATGGTGCATTTTCGAGTTTCGATTGTTCATACACATCGAATGCATTAGATGACGAAAATGAACCAGAAGTTGAAGAAGGCGAAGGTAATGAAAGAGGTAATGAAGGAGGCAATCAAGATGGAAGGAAAATTTTTTGGTCAAAAGCTGAAGAAGTGGTTCTTGTGAAGGCTTGGCTTGAGgttagtcaaaataaaaaaactaacacTAACCAAAAGGGGGATGTTTTTTGGAGAAAAATTGAGGAAATGTATAATAATGTTAGACTATACAAACAAAGGTGTTTCGAAGAAGGTACTGATCGGGTAACTCGAGAAGATTTGTTGAAAATGAGGGGTACGGAGCAACTCAGAAACCGTTGGAGAAGGATTAATGCTTCATGTTCTAAATTTTGTGGCTCACATGCTCATGCTGAATCAAAAAAGAGAAATGGTATAAATGATGAAGATGTTATGAAATTAGCATATAGTATATATGCTAACGACAAAACAAAGTCTTCATTATGCTCTACAACCTTTCAAGACAAGCATGTTTGGGACATCTTAAAACAACATGAAGCATGAAAACCAAGTGAAGATGTTGTTAAAAAATGCAAGGAAAAGACATCCACTCAAGGAAGTGACTCAAAGAGATCTCGTATCAATGAAGCTGGAAACTACTCCTCTTCATCAAACCCAGAAACACCAACCAGTGGTGATATTGGGTATTCAGGCTTTCCTTCTAGCAACGAATCTAACAAAAATAAAGGAATGAGCAAGGTGCCAAACATGCCAAGTGGAGCATGGCAACAATGGTTAGACACTGCCCAGAACATGAACCTTATAAGGCAATTATAAAATGAAGTTGAACTTACAAGGTTGCAACTAGAAAGGGAGAAAGAAGCAAGGAagcaaagaaaaattaatatggaGTTATTTAAACACCTCGATTCAAAGCCAAACTTATCTTCGGAAGATCAAGAATTAAGGAACACTTTGTTGAAGAAGTTGTTCCCCTCAGACTAATGTATTAGTGTATGGTTGATTATTGTCGTAATGTTGGTTGATTTCAAATAATTCCTTTTTTATGTAAtgtcattattaataaaaaaattaagttaaattacATGTCTCTTCTTATAATCGTATTATAAGcttaataatattattcaaTACATTAAAGTTTgtatataataacatataattattattgatctGACTAAACCTATTGATTGACTTTGATATATCACTGCAAAAGATGTACATTGATTTACATTACACTGTAAAGTATTTGATGTACCCAACACTGAAAAGCAAATATTAAACACTAGACATTGATGTACTTAACACTGAAAAGGTAATAGTGAATTTTATTCACTGATGTACTTAACACTGAAAAGGAAATAGTAGCATGCATCACTATGCTTTGACATACATAACAATGTTAAGGTGATAGTGACAATGCAAAGGCATGCATCTccattacttttaaaaattattaactaCTTTATGAATCATTGCATGCATGCAAGACTTCAAATTTAccatataagacaaaaaaattactACATATCATACACACTCGTTCTATAAGATGGATACATCAGAGTGGGATTCCCTTGAACAACCATCCATTTCCCCCTATTATACTTCTACCTTTCATTCTCATATCAAATTTGGTTTTAAAAACATGTCATCTGACGATAGCTCCAACTCTTCTAATTCCTCTTCCAATTCAGAAAATAGCCAAACCCAACGATATGAAAGACGAAGGCAAGCCAATCGCCAGTTCGATCGAATGATGGATGAAGTTTTTATGTCCAATCCAATTGAAGTATATCAAATGTTTAATCAAGTGCCAAGGCCACTAAGGGTTCCCGTTCCAAGGGATCGTGAGGATGGACACAGTCGTTTATGGAATGACTACTTTACCGACCATCCTGTGTTCCCTCCACAATTATTTCGTCGGAGATTTCGCATGAACAAACATATATTTCTCCGAATTAAGCAAACTTTAGAAGAACGTCATCCCTTCTTCCAGCAAAGACAAGATGCTACAGGAAGATTTGGTGCCTCTGCATTACAAAAATGCACCGCGGCAATGAGACTAATAGCTTATGGCACCTTCGCTGATTCTGTGGATGACTACATTCGGATTAGTGCATCTCTTGCAAAAGATTCACTTCACCATTTTGTGGAAGGAATAGTCTCTTACTTTAGTGATGAATACCTTCGAAAGCCCAATGAAGAAGATCTAGTAAGACTACTAAGGATTGGTGAACGTCGTGGATTTCCTGGCATGTTAGGTTCTATTGATTGTATGCATTGGAGGTGGAAAAACTGTCCACTTCGATTAAAAGGTATGTTTTCTGGAAGACCAGGTAAACCCACATTAATCTTAGAAGCTGTGGCATCATATGATCTTTGGATCTGGTATGCCTTTTTTGGGACACCAGGTAGCCGTAATGATATTAATGTTCTTGATAGATCCCCATTGTTTAATGATGTTTTTGAAGGTTGTGCATCCTCTATTAACTATGTTGTGAATGGTCGCACATACAATATGGGATATTATCTCACTGATGGTATATATCCTACATGGGCGGCATTCATTCCTACAATATCACTAccacaaaatgaaaaagaaggtcTATTTGCCAAAGTACACGAAGCTAAACGAAAGGATGTTGAGCGTGCTTTT
Proteins encoded in this region:
- the LOC130824856 gene encoding uncharacterized protein LOC130824856 encodes the protein MDTSEWDSLEQPSISPYYTSTFHSHIKFGFKNMSSDDSSNSSNSSSNSENSQTQRYERRRQANRQFDRMMDEVFMSNPIEVYQMFNQVPRPLRVPVPRDREDGHSRLWNDYFTDHPVFPPQLFRRRFRMNKHIFLRIKQTLEERHPFFQQRQDATGRFGASALQKCTAAMRLIAYGTFADSVDDYIRISASLAKDSLHHFVEGIVSYFSDEYLRKPNEEDLVRLLRIGERRGFPGMLGSIDCMHWRWKNCPLRLKGMFSGRPGKPTLILEAVASYDLWIWYAFFGTPGSRNDINVLDRSPLFNDVFEGCASSINYVVNGRTYNMGYYLTDGIYPTWAAFIPTISLPQNEKEGLFAKVHEAKRKDVERAFGVLQARFAIIRNPALARDASMLGKIMIACIIMHNMIVEDERDTYKTYYDPNEYDQATNASSSNENNEEPFQFQNSNNRIASLETYMSNRARVRDEAMHKALKKDLVEHMWLKFGVQSREYNMH